In Hydra vulgaris chromosome 06, alternate assembly HydraT2T_AEP, a genomic segment contains:
- the LOC100200771 gene encoding eukaryotic translation initiation factor 5A translates to MSTAELDADFDTGTSGASLTYPMQCSALKKGGFVMIKERPCKIVEMSTSKTGKHGHAKVHLVALDIFTQKKYEDLCPSTHNMSVPVTNRKDFQVVDISDDGYLNLMDDDGTTKEDLKVPEGEVGDDVRAKFEAGESFLVTVLSACNEEMVVGTKVLTG, encoded by the exons atgtctacGGCAGAGCTTGATGCTGATTTTGACACTGGTACATCTGGAGCCTCTTTGACATACCCAATGCAATGTTCTGCTTTGAAGAAAGGTGGATTTGTCATGATTAAAG AACGACCATGCAAGATTGTGGAAATGTCAACTTCTAAAACTGGCAAACACGGTCATGCTAAAGTGCACTTGGTTGCCTTGGATATTTTTACTCAGAAGAAATATGAGGATTTGTGTCCCTCAACTCATAACATGTCAGTTCCTGTTACAAACAGAAAAGATTTTCAG GTTGTGGACATTTCTGATGATGgttatttgaatttaatggATGATGATGGTACAACCAAAGAAGATCTTAAGGTTCCAGAAGGTGAAGTAGGTGATGATGTTCGAGCAAAATTTGAAGCTGGAGAAAGTTTTTTGGTTACTGTTTTAAGTGCTTGTAATGAGGAGATGGTTGTTGGTACTAAAGTTTTGACTGGCTAA